caaacgATTAAAAAAGTTTAGGGTGAttagtgcctatcccgtagtaatgttcatgagtggtttaagcgattccaagaaggtcgtgaggacctctgtgacgatcagaagtcggtcgtcttcagaagtcaaaaataaagaaaatgctgatttgtttttacgattccgagggtattgtacaccgagagttcgtcccacctggccaaacgattaatgctgtgtctTACCTTGGCGTTATGAAGCATCTTTtatcacgcattcgtcgtgttcgaccacaataccgtgaggcagggtcctggcgcctgttgcacgataatgcgccgtgtcatcggtcgacgcttgtcactgattttttgacaaaaaactccatattaaccattaatcactcaccctactcacctgatctggcatcTAGTTATTTTTACCgttttggaaaacttcatttgcccatgaaagaacactggtttcaggacatttcagctatccaaaaggcaacgaccgatattctcaaaagcattccgaaaaatgaccttaaacactcatttgaaatgctgattgaccgggctaaacgctgtatcgaagcacaaggaaactactttgaatagaaaaatataacttttgaaaaatattaattttttgttgttttttttaactgccctgtttcttttgcgacagaccttttATATATGAATAAGTATAAGCAAATTTCGATCTTCTCTCCCACTTAATATACTCTCAAAAACCCGCATTATTATCATCACTGGGGCTCTTCGACCCACACTTTATTGGTGCGCCCACTTTTAAAGCATTTGCAAGTATCTAAGTCTAAATATGCTAAGTTGTTATCAAGATAGAATTTAACATTAACATCACatatgacaatattttttattgtgaacTTTTTGTAGTTCTATTGTTCCAAAAAAACCTTTAATACGAGAACAgtgttattaattttcataatcgCAAACCGTTCAGACTGGGGTATTAAGAATGATTCAAGGATTctagtgaaaaaaaatgtagaactaTGTTCCCAAATGCCAAAGTGACTCAAAAAagattcaaaaattataaaattgttatgaGAATTATTATATGATAGTCCGACATTGAGTAAAtgtaaaaatcaatatttatagaaattcAGCTTAACGACGTTAAGTTAGAGTTTATAATCATCCTTACATCCAATAGCCATGTTCGGTATACCATACTCGTACAACTTATACGGCTGGTTCGTAGATAGGTAGGTAAGAGAGCAGCCCATTCGTGCTCAATGTACCATTTTGATACATTATTCGTAAGACCTTGCTGTCACATTTCATTATTGGGTTGAAACCATTTGATGCGCTCAGAAAAAACTATTTATCTCCATTGTGCTTTTTGAAAATAGTAATTCAAGTTTTGGTATTTGAAGGATTTCAAGAGATTTGCGTCGGAATTGTGATAAGAGTTGGGCACTCCTTACTCTCTTCGAGTTTGCATTTGTTTGACGTTTTATGGGGCATCCCAATTTTTAATGCATATTCTTCAAATGTCCAATGCCCCATTATGATAGTTGTAGGTCTATATTTACTTGTCCTGGATTTATTTAATTAGCCCCTAATGCTTGCCTTGTATTATTTTGTCCATATCTGTTTCGTCATCTTGCATTTGGTTTTAGATTTTCATGTAGCAAGTACGGTTTTGTCTCCGTCTCAGAATCGTGTAGAGAGGCTCCTGACTTGGCAACCTGCACTCCTtattcgttaccgaaaatgtttcTGTAATCGGGAGCTCATATTATGTACAGGTGGAATTGACCTTCCAGTGAGCTTAAAGTTTCCAACATTTTTCATCgcgattttaaattgaaagcgtacaaaatataactttttccaGAACTGAAGACGTTTGACCTTCCCAAGCTACATCGCTTCGCtgtaaaaagttccaagaagatcctaTGTtatcgagccaaattttgtttcaacgataaggcccatttctggcttaatgggtatgtaaacaagcgaaattgccgtatttgggacgaagatcAATCTGAAGACATTTCagggctgccatttcatccaaaaaaataacgggccggtggaatcatcagcccatattacttcaaaaatgatgctaatGAGAACGTCACCGTCAATGGCGAACGTTTTCGCATTATGATAGCCGACTATtagatgcctgaaattgaagctagtGATCtaagcgacatttggttttaacaagacggtgCTACTTCCCagacaatttcacgttttggaccaatcgattggctaccaagatcctgtgatatcacaccgttagaccttTTCCTGTGAAGATATGTAATGTCTAAATTCTATtgataatcccgcttcgattcaggccttggagcaaaacatcgcgTAGGCGGATTCAATGCATGATGAGataagcttaaaaaaataaataccaaagactgctctttcgaatgataataaacattccccattaaatctGAAGTTTTCACGTTCAATCGAAATGGGTCACCCATTAATATCTACCTTCCATAATACTAATTTTCGAATTATAGAgcatgtttttttaatatacagaaTATCCTTAAGGATAACTGTCAATAAGCATCTGGGATATTTACAAGCATATTAATTAAACAGCAAggtgttcatagaaataataagAGCCAAAGCTGTCTTCGATTCACCAAGCATTACTCtccagcgaatcgaacaaactgtACCAGATTTTCAAACAAAGGGGCAGCACTTGTGATGCATTGAAGATAACGGTTAGTTATAGTATCTTCTGATGATCTGCCttaatctcaaaaaaaattggaatgaaAACTCTACAGAAGACCTCCTTAGTTGATACCCCAACTTTTAAGTTATGAAAGCCTTtctaaattgtttatttttttcaaatatttatttatatttcgaaaCTTATTTCGTACAACTCCTACAATACGATATATAtctgtataagtatataatatgtatatagtaattcAGAAtatattaacttaattaattggTATTTTATTCTTAGCGttttattgtgaaattgcttttCGTAAAAGTTGAAATGTATGGCGCAGATGTtttagcacacatacatacatatgtttgtatgtatgcattcgtatattttacatatgaacaagtgtatatgtatttctcatatttttttgttaataaaaagttCTGGCAAAGCATTTTCGGCGCACTCATTTCAAACATCGCTTGCTTGCCAACACTTGCAGCTATAAAAAAGAcaattacaaatacattttattataagaaatattttataaaaattagtttatatTATACGATTAtaaatagtacatatatatgtatatataaatatatatgaatatagttaatgtacatatgttattttatcaaaagatgtatacaagaaaaacgaatttaaaatattacgtACAAATAGTTAATAGTTATGCCAATtacaatataatttatatatctatgtaacttttttgttttgcaataacaaaattaaacgACTGTTTTGCATGTTAACATACTTGTTTCAAAAATGTTACTGATAGCAGACGCCTAGCTTCGATcgaagcatacatatgtatgtatatatttttgaaaaatacatgTTCTTTGGTCTTGTAAAACTTCATCTTGAGGAATTGCttaataatttagtttatttatcctttattaagaaataaaaaaaacatttaattaagaaaagtaataattataagaaaaattaaaaaaatttattaataaaattaaatttaaaaaattaattaaaaacaattaaattagaaaaaactaaaaaacaaaaatattataaaaatatttttaaaaaattaaataatttttcttttaattaaaattaattgaaaaaaatttaattaaacaagtTAAATCAAAAGAAAATCTTCTTgcgaaatttaataatttagtttattacttattaaataaaaaaattaatcgaaaaccacttaattaaaaaaatacaattataacaaaatttaaaagaaaattattaataaaataaaaataggattataaaaaaaatttaaaaaatgtgccaataaaattaaattaaacatttaattaaaaacaattaaattagcGAAAacgagtaaaaaaaattattatacaaaaaaaaataatttctcttttgaataaaattaatttgaaaaatgtaattaaaaaatgtaattaaaaaaggaaatcttcttgagaaatttaataatttagctTAATTATCActtattaaataagaaaaattaattgaaaaccacttaattaagaaaagaaagtataaaaaaaattaaaaaaaatccaccaaaaaaattcaattaaaaacatttaattaaaaaaaaccgaataaaagcaataattattataaaaaattaaattttaaaaattaattatgtattaagcaaattttcttttaaataaattatttaaaaaatgtaattaaaaaaagttaaattaaaagaaaaagtaataattacttaaaatttatatgtgctTAATTACttattaagtttatttatttcaaaatattccaagcaagaacttgaatttgatTGGTCAGGTTGTATGCTGGCTTTagccgaactgaacaatttgttcggaggcAATATCGTtaatcggccagtttgtataaCAACTTTATCCTACAGAGGTCTagtctgaaaaatttgttcggagattgtagctttgccttggataataatccataccaaattctGAGGAATTATCTTgccaaaataaaaagttgtccatacaagaatttaatTTCGATCGTTAAGATTGTATGACAGTCATATACTGTGGTATCCGATCTGAGCAAGTGCTTTTAGGATTACATCGTTGCCTAAGgcaataactcatgccaaattgCGTGATGATTTCTCTTTAAAAGAAACGGTTTTTCTTACAAGTACTTGAATCCAACATCCAACTACAGTGATCCGATTTCGGCGATTAGTGGGAAGAAAAGgacatttggaaaacttcagaCTGATATtccaaaaactgagggacccAGTTAAcgtacatacagacagacggatagacagGCAGACATGGCTACATCGGCTCAGCTCGTCAAGCTGCTCTTCAACGTTTTATTCTGGATACTACAAAGTCGGTGGCAAAATtagaatattattataaaataaaatctaaaaaattagaaatagtttttttttagcgaattgaaattttaaattaagcaaaatatttttttttaattaaaaaagatataaaaaaattaaatattaaaatttaaattaataaaattaaattaaaaaaaccaaattaaaaacaattgtattggaaaaactaatttaaaaaaactaataataaacattgtattaaaaaattttaataaaaagttaaataaagcaaaaatcattttgaaaaataaaataattaaattaaaaaaagatttattataaaaaaatcaatttaaaacgaagagatataaatataattaaaaaacattaaaccccaaagaaaaaaataattacaaagaaataaaaaaatgcttaataaaattcaatcaaaagtaaatatgatagaaaacacttaataaaaaccaagaatttttttaaaaaattaaataacaaaaatattcaattaaaactgtttttttaataaattgagtaaaaaagTATATGTTAtggtaaagtaaataaaaacaattattaaaaaacttaaaaaaaaaggattataaaaaaattctatttaaaaaaacaaaaaaattttagataacaatgtaataaaaacacgaaattgaaaattacttatttaagaaataaaattaaaaaaatttaattaataaaataagatttaaaaatttaaattaaaaacagttaaattagaaaaatctaattaaaaaaattattttagaaaaagtaaaactttaaggaacaaaatttattaaaataaatttaaggaaatttatttaaaaaaattataaatatataaattataaaaaaaagaattaaaaaaattaaattgaaaaaatttaaattagaaaaaattcaatttaaaaaaattacccaAAGTGCATGCTCGTCTTCAAAACATATtattaattgattaaaatatattaataattgaaaattacttaattaagaaataaaatttaaaaaaatttaattaataaaattagatttaaaagtttaaattaaaacaattaaatttaaaaaaattaattataaaaattatttaaaaaaagaaaataaaaaaattaaggaacaaaaattttattaaaataaatttaaagaaatttacttaaaaaaaattataaaaatatttgttattaaaaaattaaataaaaatatatattataaaaaaacataattaaaaaattaaattaaaaaagtttaaattagaaaaattcaatttaaaaacgtTACCCAAAGAGCGTGCTAATTGctcttcaaaaaattacattaaatgccaagatagttttattttttcaaaatacaattttattaaacaaaagtaaataattttcaagccTAAAAGTAAtacttaaaacaaatatttcagaacaagaaaaagtaataatttctaagaatttatGTGTACTTAATTACTTATTAAACTTAGTGTTTATATAAGCTCAGTGAGgttaatattacaataattaatcaatttcttaatttcctcgaaaaacagaacaaaaatatttttctttatattttatacttatatttaagaaattttttttgaaaccattccattttaaagaaaaattaactaagacatgattattttaaaagttttacaaaaactTCTTTTGTGGTTTGAAAAATCATGTCATAGCAAATTATTGTAGTgaatcattttcaattttaattcgaaaagttgaattttaaataagtgTGCAACTCAGTTCTGAgttataattatttcttaaattttgacaaacatttttttgttgtttttttttttggctttttttaataaacttataattACACGATGTAAATTATATGTAATTACTATAATGAGGTGTTTTATAAGTCGAAATCATTATTTTGTACAGTGCTTAGTTTTTTCTTCTAGCTTTAGCCTTAATACACAATCAATCTTAAATTTCTCATAcagtttttttcagaaaaattaatttatttaaatgaataaaactTAGCACATacgtaaacatacatatgtatgtatatgtacttaacTAAATAAGTCCAAAAAGCTGTGTatttattatgtaatatttttttaaatatttcttttcttaatgaaattaaatatatactatttatattattttaatacgtttataatatttaaaaaaattgattttgtgtgtgtgtgtttttaacATATAagtttaacttaaaatattttaaatactcaCATTTTGCACTAAACGGGTAAtcaaaaaacttataaataaattttaatatattttcaattttattttgtttaaaagttaacttattcattaaaaaatataataatgacggtttttttttaatttgaagcatattttgtagtttttaaatattatttttatgaatgtaattattttctttgaaatattaatcattttaattaattaaattaatcgaATAGTAAAATTCTAttgtcaaatttatttaatattaaatgtttaatcaaaattttagttctattttcttaatctttcattttcaaaaaaatttaaaataatttaatatcaaaaaaattaatttaatttgaatatttaatttaaatttgaattttatttcattaatttttagttttcaaaaaattttgaatggaacaaaaaaaataatttattattaattatttaattttaatttgaaatttaatttcgctaattttcaaacaaatacaaattttgaatgacaaaagaaaataataaaaatttaagaataaatatttgaaatttactttattacTATAACTTTTAATGTTAagacaaataaaaattgctaatttaattaaaatttaaagttgaatattactttattaaattttaattttctggcaaataaaaattgctaattGCAAAAACGCTttataagaatttcaaaaattaaattattttttttcgtttgcaaaaaagttaaatttagtccgctcaaaacaaaaactaagtTTATAACAATTTACAATATGATTAGTGATTTTATTATCTGCAAAAttgtaactaaaaaaattgtttatttttaacttcaaattaaatgccaacaatttaattcaattctttatataaataatttgaagaaaactaaaaaaaaaattatataaaattattaataattccaagaatattgaaaaaaattagtaaaaattattaaaatatgttcaagaaaatttaaataattagtaaaaaattattaaataattccaagaaaactaaaaaaaatatctaaaattacaaaactaaaaaaagattatataaaattcttaataattccaagaaaatttaaataattagtaaaaaattattaaataattccaagaaaattgaaaaaaaatatctaaaattacaaaaaacttcAAGAAAACTAAAATACTAATAGAGTAatggtaaaaaattattaaataatttccgaaaatttaaataaattatataaaattacaaaaaaattcaagaaaataaaattatcagtaaaaaattatttgcagcaaataactaaaaattaatataaattattaaaatttaatttagtgttaattaattttcgacaaaaatatatatttttaataaattattaaaatttattttataattatttttaattaattttttccacaaaaattttattaatgctcaaattattaactaattatttgtaatttcaaTGACAAtttgttatcaaaaataaagttttttataacttaaaaaaaaaattttaattttaattaacaaatttgtAGCATTAAATTTATATGCTAACAAATtgtaacaaaacaaatttttctgattttttaaaacaaaaactagtattaattttttattaactattgGCGGCGAAAATATTAGaattactaaaataattatttcttttatgtcCAGAAATCTAAAACTTTCCATATATTAATTTTGGCATAAGACATTTCAAGAACCACATTTTCTCATACATTTGGCtgatttagtaaatttttttagtttctcatacaaataaaatttaatttatattgtttgatagatacatatgtatatgtatattttataaaatttgctgatattaaatttttatttttattttgaaaaaattttcgattttttgttctaatttttatacttttagacaatattaaaataatatttttattttattttgatttatttatttattttttttgaaaaatatttttaattttagctttGAGCGTCgccataaatttaatataacaaatataaaaatttcaaaataaatattatttataagatatttttattgttaaattgtatttttttcgcCGATCTGGTAAACATTACTTTTCTTACTTGCTGAGGCTATTATTTAGCATTTCCTATATTAAGTTCTCAACGTCTCACTATCATTTACGAACTATGCTCACATTTTATTCACTACGCTcaataaaatgttaaactttTAGTTATCAATCAGTACATTTTCtatatagaaattataaatacgaatttattacgcgctacatacatatacaataaccAGTTAAAATACTATAGTTGTTCAGTGCTACAAAAGCCTGTTTGCatgaaaagcaacaataacaaaaaaaacgcaATTGATTTGGAACAAAGCTAGAAGCCAAGCTAGACGCTACGTTACTAAGCTTACGAATATTTGGCATATTTTTAGGAGCAGCAAAGGTTTCTCGTACAAAAAGCATTAATATTAAGgcgaaaatgcattaaaatatacatacatatgtatgtttatataatgATGTAAGCAGAAAATGTGCTCTTTGTGTGAGCAgtgtttgttttcaaaattcactaatattttttagattttttaaatatttaaaaactttgatatttttattattcaaagttTAATTTCAATGCGTAACGGGAGTAATGTGGCCAACTAATGTGTTATAGCGCTTTGACTGATTGTTAgagaaacttttaattttttttttgtgagttttttcagtttttcatttttgctttaaaGGCGGAGAAAAACTTTCGTCTGAGATCACTACAATGCTAACAGTTTTgctaaatatgtttgtatgctgaGTGTGCTGCCAACAATATTTGGTCGCCTGCAGCTCTACCGCAGCCTTTCGCGCACCCCTCCCTCTTCTTgtatgctatgtatgtatgttgtgacTAGTTACATACTTTAATGCTAGAAAATGAGTAGTTTTACtgtgtttaaatatttgttgtaatattttttttgctgttgttgttgttggtttttcttTAACTTTGCTTTGTTAATATTCcatcatatatacttatgtatgtgtgtatactatATAGCTGTAGCatatttataactattttatatacattaattactttttatattatatattaacatattATGTATGTCTATGTGTATGTCTATGCGTGTATATGATTTGATTTCTTTATATAGAATTTATAAAATGCGGCTGCGCTGCGGTGTGCTTGCATTGTTTTTGCtgatttatcacattttgaaatagaattgagGTACGCCTGCAAGTATGCATTGCAAGCAGCTTGATTGGCTGCCAACAAAAGAaaacccaaaaacaaaaacacgccGCGCAAAAGCAAAGCACTCAAATGatgtacttgtatacatatatgcgtatgtgtgtgtgcatacctatgcataagtatatgtgtaaatgttGGTTGAATTGTGCTTCGCAACATTTTAGTATGTGTGCAACATGTGGCCAAGCGTCAGCAACATGCTGCTCGCTACAATAAAACTACGCTTAGGCTATCTCCAGTCCAAGCAACATTTTAGTGTGTGTGCAACATGTGGCCAAGCGTCAGCAACATGCTGCTCGCTACAATAAAACTACGCTTAGGCTATCTCCAGTGCAGACAACATTTTAGGCCTCCGCCGCGTTTTGACTCtgctgcattgttgttgttgttgttgttgttggcgattGTAACGGTGTTAGCGATGATTCGGTTGACGGCGAAGGCATTGAAGGTGATGACGGTGTTGACGATATTGTTGTTGCCGGCGAATTCATATTACTGCGAATGTGTCGGTTCTCCGGATTTGCCATTACCGATTGTATGAACTCCGATGTCTCGACCTGCAGCTGCGCCAGACGTCGTTGCAACAATTGATTTCGTTTCACCAATTTGATCGTCTTCAACGCTATCGATAGCAGACCTTCGGTTTTCTTGATCTCACACATGCTGGAATATGTGTCGGAGTCGGTGTCCTCTTCATCGCTGCCGTAAAGACGCTtgtgactgttgttgttgcagttgttggcGCTCAAATTCGTTGTGTGTGTTGCCAGCAATTGTTTGTCGCTCAGCGCTGGTGCTGGAAATACTGTTTTAACGGTGCAATGCAACATTTGTCGTGCTTGGCTGCCatgattgttgttattgctgttgctggtgGTGGCGGCAATGTCATTGTGATAGCGCGCCCCACTTGTTATGGAATGTACTTCGCAGTCTTCTTCATCGAGTGTGTCATTGTCCAGCTCCATATGTTCGTCGATTATTGCGCGCACCAATTCCGGTCCCCATCGTGGATGAAGAGACAAAGTTCTCCGGATAATTCGTGTTCATCCTCTTCGTCCTCCATAATATGCAACCGTTCACCGCGTAACGAGTTCTGTGTAGGATTTGTCGGCTGCACTGTCGTCGCTTGGGCCACGTATGCGCAGTGTGGATGAGGTGCGTCCGCCTGCCACTGGAAGTACAAGATAGTAAAGGGAGCTTATTAGTTGAAGAAGATGTAATGAGTTCTGAAAGCAGttaattgttataaaatttttatgataatattatccacgaaaacatcaaaaaagtccacaaaataatttcggaTGACAACATAGaaaagttgttcgagatagcaggcactctaaagatatcaactgaacgtgtacatcataACAA
The sequence above is drawn from the Bactrocera tryoni isolate S06 chromosome 1, CSIRO_BtryS06_freeze2, whole genome shotgun sequence genome and encodes:
- the LOC120782525 gene encoding LOW QUALITY PROTEIN: uncharacterized protein LOC120782525 (The sequence of the model RefSeq protein was modified relative to this genomic sequence to represent the inferred CDS: deleted 3 bases in 3 codons): MAPTICSEKKPRQIRANLKEIRRQPNTTANALLSTLTTPGNAATNGSGTSSIINYVAGGRTSSTLRIRGPSDDSAADKSYTELVRGERLHIMEDEEDEHELSENFVSSSTMGPELVRAIIDEHMELDNDTLDEEDCEVHSITSGARYHNDIAATTSNSNNNNHGSQARQMLHCTVKTVFPAPALSDKQLLATHTTNLSANNCNNNSHKRLYGSDEEDTDSDTYSSMCEIKKTEGLLSIALKTIKLVKRNQLLQRRLAQLQVETSEFIQSVMANPENRHIRSNMNSPATTISSTPSSPSMPSPSTESSLTPLQSPTTTTTTTMQQSQNAAEA